In Andreesenia angusta, a single genomic region encodes these proteins:
- the murD gene encoding UDP-N-acetylmuramoyl-L-alanine--D-glutamate ligase, translating into MLEGKKVLVAGLAISGVASVKALSKLGASVVVTDMKSSEELKEEIEQLDGIQVEYVLGSNDVDLKGIELVLKSPGIPYDIELFQKARSLGIEVITDIELAERVRKAEFICVTGTNGKTTTTSLIGDIFRKSGKKTYVVGNIGVGILSELEALRDPESVFVIEASSFQLEDTVEFKPEISLLTNITPDHLNWHGSLENYISSKKKIYRNQGSGDYTVLNYEDEVLRDASSEISSNAVYFSAKRKLEKGCFIEDGRVVFSDGSLKRDIMKVSDIKIPGDHNLENVLSAVAVALSYGIPPEVVESAVSEFEGVEHRLEFVAEVEGARYYNDSKGTNPDASIKAVEAIPSPIILIAGGMDKGGEFDDFVESFGGKVKSLVLLGETAEKIKAEAVKSGIEDIHLVSGIEEAVDKAHRISTEGDNVLLSPACASWDMYPSYEIRGRLFKEAVYRIKEA; encoded by the coding sequence ATGCTAGAAGGTAAAAAAGTGCTTGTGGCAGGACTTGCCATAAGCGGGGTGGCTTCTGTAAAGGCGCTTTCAAAACTAGGAGCGTCTGTAGTGGTGACCGACATGAAGAGCAGTGAAGAGTTGAAAGAGGAGATAGAGCAGCTTGATGGGATACAGGTAGAGTACGTGCTCGGGTCAAACGATGTGGACTTAAAGGGTATAGAGCTTGTGCTGAAAAGCCCCGGCATACCATATGATATAGAGCTGTTTCAAAAGGCCAGAAGCTTAGGTATAGAAGTCATAACAGATATAGAGCTTGCGGAGAGAGTCAGGAAAGCCGAGTTTATATGTGTAACAGGCACCAACGGAAAGACCACCACCACCAGCTTGATAGGCGACATATTCAGAAAATCGGGCAAGAAGACTTATGTAGTTGGAAACATAGGTGTGGGAATACTGTCCGAGCTAGAAGCACTGAGAGACCCTGAGAGCGTATTTGTGATAGAGGCAAGCAGCTTTCAGCTAGAAGACACTGTGGAGTTCAAGCCAGAGATTTCTCTGCTGACCAATATAACTCCGGACCATCTAAACTGGCATGGAAGCCTGGAAAACTATATAAGCTCGAAAAAGAAGATATACAGGAATCAAGGCTCTGGAGACTACACAGTCTTGAACTACGAAGACGAGGTGCTGAGAGACGCATCGTCTGAAATCTCGTCTAATGCAGTCTACTTTAGCGCAAAGAGGAAGCTTGAGAAGGGCTGCTTTATAGAAGATGGGCGAGTGGTTTTCTCGGACGGCAGTTTAAAGAGAGATATAATGAAAGTTTCAGATATAAAGATACCTGGAGATCACAATTTGGAAAACGTGCTTTCGGCTGTGGCTGTGGCTCTTTCCTATGGCATACCTCCTGAGGTGGTAGAATCCGCTGTATCCGAATTCGAGGGAGTAGAGCATAGATTGGAATTTGTGGCGGAAGTGGAGGGAGCTAGGTACTACAACGACTCTAAAGGCACAAATCCAGACGCTTCCATAAAAGCTGTAGAGGCTATACCTTCCCCGATAATTCTGATAGCTGGAGGAATGGACAAGGGCGGAGAATTTGACGACTTTGTGGAGTCTTTCGGTGGAAAAGTGAAAAGCCTTGTTCTGCTGGGAGAGACAGCCGAAAAAATAAAGGCGGAAGCTGTGAAGTCAGGCATAGAGGATATACATCTGGTCTCTGGGATAGAAGAGGCCGTAGATAAGGCCCACAGGATTTCTACAGAGGGAGACAACGTACTGCTTTCACCTGCTTGTGCAAGCTGGGACATGTACCCTAGCTACGAGATAAGAGGAAGGCTGTTCAAGGAAGCTGTCTACAGGATTAAGGAGGCTTAG
- the mraY gene encoding phospho-N-acetylmuramoyl-pentapeptide-transferase, which produces MDYLKDIVITTGISLVLAMVLGPVVIPMLRRLKVGQSVREDGPETHLKKSGTPTIGGVIMLLALIISMVLTGNTSKVGVLFASTLGFGFIGFVDDFIKVVLKRSLGLRAYQKIIGQVGLAVGMSIYFLNTVGSEVIVPFTGKTVDLGMLFVPFLTVVIVATVNSANLTDGLDGLASSVTAVMLITFMLIAIRFQQNEVAVFAGALAGACIGFLSHNLHPAKVFMGDTGSMALGGGVVAVALSLNLSLLIPIACGLYFAEAISVIVQVVSFKTRGKRVLLMAPLHHHYEKKGWKETEVVMRFFIFTVMLCTVGFLSVI; this is translated from the coding sequence ATGGATTACTTGAAGGATATAGTTATAACTACAGGAATTTCACTTGTACTGGCGATGGTACTTGGTCCAGTCGTGATTCCTATGCTGAGAAGGCTTAAAGTGGGACAGAGTGTAAGAGAGGATGGACCGGAGACGCATCTTAAGAAGAGTGGGACACCCACTATAGGTGGAGTCATAATGCTGCTTGCGCTTATCATCTCCATGGTTTTGACCGGGAACACCTCTAAAGTTGGAGTTTTGTTTGCATCCACACTGGGATTTGGATTTATAGGCTTTGTAGACGATTTTATAAAAGTTGTGCTCAAGAGGTCGCTTGGGCTTAGGGCATATCAAAAGATAATAGGACAGGTCGGGCTTGCTGTCGGCATGAGCATATACTTCTTGAACACGGTGGGATCAGAGGTCATAGTTCCGTTTACAGGCAAGACTGTCGATCTGGGTATGCTCTTCGTACCGTTTCTGACAGTTGTAATAGTGGCGACTGTAAATAGTGCAAACCTGACTGATGGCTTAGACGGATTAGCTTCAAGCGTCACGGCTGTAATGCTCATAACATTCATGCTTATAGCCATAAGGTTTCAGCAAAACGAGGTAGCTGTGTTTGCAGGGGCGTTGGCTGGAGCTTGCATAGGTTTTTTGAGCCACAACCTACATCCGGCAAAGGTGTTTATGGGAGATACAGGCTCCATGGCGCTGGGCGGAGGAGTTGTAGCCGTGGCCCTTTCGCTTAACCTTTCGCTTCTTATACCCATAGCTTGCGGGCTTTACTTTGCAGAGGCCATCTCTGTCATAGTCCAAGTGGTGTCTTTTAAGACGAGAGGAAAGAGGGTGCTTCTAATGGCGCCTCTACACCATCACTACGAAAAGAAAGGTTGGAAAGAGACGGAAGTTGTCATGAGATTCTTTATTTTTACAGTGATGCTGTGCACAGTCGGCTTCCTGTCTGTTATATAG
- a CDS encoding UDP-N-acetylmuramoyl-L-alanyl-D-glutamate--2,6-diaminopimelate ligase, translated as MKLKDILEGAEFESGNNLEDVEIKGIAYNSQKVEAGYLFVAIEGFKTDGHKYIASAIENGASAIVLQKEVEGIPAEMPVIKVSNSREMLAKLACSFCGDPSSKLNLIGITGTNGKTTTTYLTRAIFEEIGHKVGIIGTIGNLIGNKVVDTNTTTPESLELQESFCSMIDNEVDTAVMEVSSHALDLNRVDYSDFKVGVFTNLSVDHLDYHKTIDNYLEAKKKLFYRTSEFNVINGDDPYGQKIIDEIKSLETPLLIYGIDSEEYDLYATDIVMKPEGVSYKMHTPMGSINIELNIPGLFSVYNSLAAASIAYASAYSGRVKLTLKDIKSGLEKLSGVKGRFEVVPTGKDFSVIIDFAHTPDALEKVLKSIKEFAKGRIVALFGAGGDRDSSKRAPMGEIAAKYADFCVVTSDNPRTEDPAKIIEDVLAGVKREGGEYVAIVDRREAIEYAVKNAKPDDIILLAGKGHETYLILGETKHHFDEREIVREALLKI; from the coding sequence TTGAAACTGAAAGATATACTTGAAGGCGCGGAGTTCGAATCCGGAAACAATCTCGAAGACGTTGAAATAAAGGGGATTGCCTACAACTCCCAGAAAGTAGAAGCAGGATATCTCTTTGTAGCTATAGAGGGATTCAAGACGGACGGTCATAAATACATAGCTTCAGCGATTGAGAACGGAGCATCGGCTATAGTGCTTCAAAAAGAAGTTGAGGGGATCCCGGCTGAAATGCCTGTGATAAAGGTTTCAAACTCCAGGGAAATGCTTGCGAAACTGGCCTGCAGTTTTTGCGGAGACCCTTCTTCCAAGCTGAATTTGATAGGTATAACCGGTACAAACGGAAAGACGACCACAACTTACTTGACTAGGGCCATATTCGAGGAGATAGGCCACAAAGTGGGTATAATAGGGACTATAGGGAATCTGATAGGCAACAAGGTTGTAGATACCAATACGACTACGCCGGAGTCACTAGAGCTTCAGGAGAGCTTCTGCAGCATGATAGACAACGAGGTAGACACTGCCGTTATGGAGGTTTCATCTCATGCCCTGGACTTAAACAGAGTAGACTACTCTGATTTCAAAGTCGGGGTTTTCACAAACCTGTCTGTCGACCACTTAGACTACCACAAGACAATAGACAACTACCTAGAGGCCAAAAAGAAGCTTTTCTACAGGACGAGCGAATTCAACGTCATAAACGGAGACGATCCATACGGACAGAAGATAATAGATGAAATAAAGTCACTGGAGACTCCGCTTCTGATATATGGAATCGATTCGGAAGAGTATGATCTCTATGCGACAGATATAGTTATGAAGCCGGAAGGTGTTTCTTACAAGATGCACACCCCTATGGGAAGCATAAATATAGAGCTCAACATACCGGGGCTCTTCAGTGTGTACAACAGCTTGGCGGCGGCAAGTATAGCCTATGCCTCGGCTTACTCGGGCAGGGTGAAGCTCACACTGAAGGACATAAAGAGCGGACTGGAAAAGCTGAGCGGAGTGAAGGGCAGGTTTGAAGTTGTGCCTACAGGCAAGGACTTCTCGGTCATAATCGACTTTGCACATACACCTGATGCGCTTGAAAAGGTACTGAAGTCTATAAAGGAATTTGCCAAAGGCAGGATAGTTGCGCTATTTGGAGCTGGAGGAGACAGAGACAGCAGCAAGAGAGCCCCTATGGGAGAGATAGCGGCAAAATACGCCGATTTCTGCGTTGTAACTTCGGACAACCCCAGGACAGAAGATCCGGCTAAAATTATAGAGGACGTGCTAGCGGGAGTTAAGCGTGAAGGCGGAGAATATGTGGCTATAGTGGACAGGAGAGAAGCTATAGAGTACGCTGTGAAGAACGCCAAGCCTGACGACATAATTCTGCTTGCCGGGAAGGGACACGAGACTTACTTGATACTAGGGGAGACAAAGCATCACTTTGACGAAAGAGAGATAGTTAGAGAGGCGCTTCTAAAGATATAA
- a CDS encoding penicillin-binding transpeptidase domain-containing protein, with protein sequence MALPSRESKARIMIVSIFMSFLVLVLLVRVGYLQIVRGDELGKEALNQWSRGIPISPERGTIYDSNGVKLALSLKRDTVWARPKDIDESKLEKTVSTLSEILEMDKKTLEDMIKKGGQNVKIKQWIEKDQSEKLKKASLPGIDIVEDNKRYYPKGDFASYVIGHTNIDQVGQYGIESIMNSELTGTEGKLIKIADGKGNQLPYGEERIYEPKDGYDVKLTIDSEIQKIAEAAVKRAIEEHKPKNASAIVMDPKTGYILAMASGPGYDLNNPREVKDEAIKSNWDSMTDEEKQNVWFDMWRNYNINDAYEPGSTFKTLVVAAALEENVISTNSTFYCDGYATGIESSTPIRCWRYYNPHGHQTLSQGLQNSCNDMMVDIALLLGREKLYEYTKSFGFGAITGIDLTGESTGIIPPSAEGIKDATLANISFGQGVAVTPIQLITAISSIANGGDLMKPKVVAEVTDKDGKVVSKSEPEVVKKVMSEETAKEVLSMMGDTARDSYAGKLDVPGYEVGAKTGTAQKIVDGAYSNEKHIGSFVGIAPLEDPKIIVLTIVDESTSGKYFGIDTAGPIGEEMLVNTLKYLGVKRNDVEEGAGAEVPDVKGKTLAEAVKLLEEAGLDYTTDSYYMDQGDPVVDQYPEPGSSVEYGSFVKLYLDGVRTENIEMPDLAGKTKQEAEEELKALGLKYSLSGDGNVKSQEPSPGTVIDNETPVKVSFE encoded by the coding sequence TTGGCTTTACCCAGTAGAGAATCAAAAGCAAGGATAATGATAGTCTCGATATTCATGTCTTTTCTTGTGCTTGTGCTGCTCGTCAGAGTGGGTTATCTCCAGATAGTCAGAGGGGACGAGCTCGGGAAAGAGGCTCTCAACCAGTGGTCGAGAGGCATACCGATATCTCCTGAAAGAGGCACTATATATGACAGCAACGGCGTGAAGCTTGCGCTTAGTTTGAAAAGAGACACTGTCTGGGCTAGGCCGAAAGATATAGATGAGTCTAAACTTGAAAAGACGGTCAGTACTCTTTCAGAGATACTGGAGATGGACAAGAAGACTCTCGAGGACATGATAAAAAAAGGCGGACAAAATGTAAAGATAAAGCAGTGGATAGAAAAGGACCAGAGTGAAAAGCTCAAGAAGGCCAGTCTGCCGGGGATAGACATAGTTGAAGACAACAAGAGGTACTACCCGAAAGGCGACTTTGCCTCTTACGTAATAGGACATACGAATATAGACCAAGTGGGACAGTATGGAATCGAGAGCATAATGAACAGCGAGCTGACTGGAACAGAGGGAAAGCTAATAAAGATAGCTGACGGCAAGGGAAACCAGCTTCCGTATGGAGAAGAGCGGATTTACGAGCCTAAAGACGGCTATGATGTGAAGTTGACCATAGACAGCGAAATCCAGAAGATAGCTGAGGCCGCTGTCAAAAGGGCAATAGAGGAGCATAAGCCCAAGAATGCGTCTGCGATAGTCATGGACCCTAAGACTGGGTATATTCTGGCCATGGCTTCAGGGCCTGGATATGACCTTAACAATCCCAGGGAAGTAAAAGATGAGGCTATAAAGTCGAATTGGGACAGCATGACTGACGAAGAGAAGCAGAACGTATGGTTTGACATGTGGAGAAACTACAATATAAACGACGCTTACGAGCCGGGCTCCACTTTCAAGACGTTAGTAGTTGCTGCGGCTCTTGAGGAAAACGTCATAAGCACAAACAGCACTTTCTACTGTGATGGCTACGCAACCGGAATAGAGTCAAGCACTCCTATAAGGTGCTGGAGGTACTACAACCCTCATGGACACCAGACGCTTTCACAGGGGCTTCAGAACTCCTGTAACGACATGATGGTGGACATAGCGCTTCTACTTGGAAGAGAGAAACTTTACGAGTACACCAAGTCATTCGGATTTGGGGCCATTACAGGCATAGACTTGACCGGAGAGTCGACGGGTATAATACCTCCTTCGGCAGAGGGTATAAAAGACGCCACTCTTGCCAATATCTCTTTTGGACAGGGAGTGGCAGTGACGCCTATACAACTTATAACCGCTATATCTTCGATAGCCAACGGTGGAGACCTTATGAAGCCGAAAGTGGTGGCTGAAGTCACAGATAAAGACGGAAAAGTGGTGTCTAAGTCAGAGCCTGAAGTCGTGAAAAAAGTGATGTCAGAAGAGACTGCAAAAGAAGTGCTCAGCATGATGGGAGACACAGCAAGAGACAGCTACGCAGGGAAGCTAGATGTTCCAGGATATGAAGTGGGAGCGAAGACAGGAACTGCACAAAAGATAGTTGACGGAGCATACTCGAACGAGAAGCATATAGGCTCTTTTGTGGGGATTGCACCATTAGAAGATCCTAAGATAATAGTGCTCACAATAGTGGACGAGTCTACTTCGGGAAAGTATTTCGGAATAGATACGGCAGGCCCTATAGGTGAGGAGATGCTTGTGAATACGCTTAAGTACCTTGGAGTCAAGAGGAATGACGTAGAAGAGGGCGCGGGGGCAGAGGTGCCGGACGTAAAAGGCAAAACACTTGCCGAAGCCGTGAAGCTTCTAGAAGAGGCAGGGCTAGACTACACTACAGACAGCTACTACATGGACCAGGGCGACCCGGTGGTGGACCAGTACCCTGAGCCAGGATCAAGCGTGGAATACGGCTCTTTTGTAAAGCTGTATCTAGACGGAGTCAGGACTGAAAATATAGAGATGCCAGACTTGGCCGGAAAGACCAAGCAAGAGGCTGAAGAAGAGCTTAAGGCGCTTGGGCTTAAGTACAGCCTGAGCGGAGATGGGAACGTAAAAAGTCAGGAGCCTAGTCCTGGCACAGTGATAGACAACGAAACACCAGTTAAGGTCAGCTTTGAATAA
- the rsmH gene encoding 16S rRNA (cytosine(1402)-N(4))-methyltransferase RsmH, with product MEFKHVSVLLDECIEGLNIKPDGTYVDGTLGGGGHSKEIAKRLENGMLIGIDQDRNAIKKAREVLKQYEDRVIFVNDNFSNIKNILFKLNIEGIDGLLLDLGVSSHQLDEGERGFSYKQDAKLDMRMNSKAKISAWDIVNSYSEEELHRIIKDYGEERWAKRIAEFICTEREEKTIDTTLELVEVIKKAIPSGARKGGPHPARRTFQAIRIEVNDELEIIRKTIMDAVKQMKRGGRICIITFHSLEDRIVKETFKELSLSCVCPPELPVCMCDKKREVKIITKKPIVSTEEELSENSRARSAKLRIAEKI from the coding sequence TTGGAGTTTAAGCATGTATCGGTACTTTTAGACGAGTGCATAGAGGGATTGAATATAAAGCCGGACGGAACTTATGTAGACGGCACTCTTGGCGGCGGAGGTCATTCCAAGGAGATAGCCAAGAGGCTTGAAAACGGAATGCTCATAGGCATAGACCAGGACAGGAACGCCATAAAAAAAGCCAGAGAAGTGCTTAAGCAGTATGAAGACAGAGTCATATTTGTAAACGACAACTTCAGCAATATAAAAAATATATTATTCAAACTCAATATCGAGGGTATAGATGGACTGTTGCTGGATTTAGGGGTTTCATCGCATCAGCTTGACGAGGGGGAGAGAGGCTTTTCCTACAAGCAGGATGCCAAGCTCGACATGAGGATGAACAGCAAGGCTAAAATCTCGGCCTGGGACATAGTCAACAGCTACTCTGAGGAAGAGCTCCACAGGATAATAAAAGACTATGGAGAAGAGAGATGGGCCAAGAGAATAGCGGAGTTTATCTGCACAGAGAGAGAAGAGAAGACTATAGACACGACTCTCGAGCTGGTGGAAGTGATAAAGAAAGCGATTCCAAGCGGAGCCAGAAAGGGAGGACCTCATCCGGCCAGACGTACTTTTCAGGCCATAAGGATAGAGGTAAACGACGAGCTGGAGATAATAAGAAAGACTATAATGGACGCAGTTAAGCAGATGAAGCGAGGCGGAAGGATTTGCATAATAACTTTCCACTCACTGGAAGACAGGATAGTGAAAGAGACTTTTAAAGAGCTGAGCTTGAGCTGTGTTTGCCCACCGGAACTTCCGGTTTGTATGTGCGACAAGAAAAGAGAAGTCAAGATAATAACAAAGAAGCCCATAGTGTCTACAGAAGAAGAACTTAGTGAAAACTCAAGGGCTAGAAGCGCCAAACTCAGGATTGCTGAAAAAATCTAG
- the lgt gene encoding prolipoprotein diacylglyceryl transferase — translation MDPVAFNIFGIDVMWYGIIISIGVILGTAVAMKGAKREGVKEDIVLDLLIVAIPMAIVGARIYYVAFSWDSYAGDIKSILNIREGGLAIHGGLIAATITAYIFCRVKKLKFWKIADIMAPGIVLGQAIGRWGNYVNQEAHGGPTDLPWAITVDGVGVHPTFLYESIWNLGVLGLLLYYRKKGKAFEGEIFLMYIALYSLGRLFIEGLRTDSLMFGGIRVAQLLSASVIIVALYFIYRNRKLAKAKGK, via the coding sequence TTGGATCCAGTGGCATTTAATATATTTGGAATAGATGTGATGTGGTACGGAATAATAATATCTATAGGCGTGATACTTGGAACTGCGGTGGCCATGAAAGGCGCCAAGCGAGAGGGAGTAAAAGAGGACATAGTGCTAGACCTCCTCATAGTGGCGATACCTATGGCGATAGTTGGGGCGAGGATATACTATGTGGCTTTTTCCTGGGACTCTTACGCAGGGGATATAAAGAGCATACTGAACATAAGAGAAGGCGGTCTTGCAATACACGGAGGGCTTATAGCCGCAACGATTACAGCTTATATATTCTGTAGAGTGAAGAAACTCAAGTTTTGGAAGATAGCAGATATAATGGCTCCAGGGATAGTGCTTGGACAAGCCATAGGCCGCTGGGGGAATTACGTAAACCAAGAGGCACATGGCGGGCCGACAGACCTTCCGTGGGCTATAACTGTGGACGGCGTAGGGGTTCATCCGACATTTCTCTACGAGTCGATTTGGAACCTAGGTGTGCTTGGGCTACTCCTATACTACAGAAAAAAGGGTAAGGCTTTTGAAGGCGAGATATTCCTGATGTACATAGCGCTCTACTCTCTGGGAAGGCTCTTTATAGAGGGGCTGAGAACAGACAGCCTTATGTTCGGAGGAATAAGGGTTGCACAGCTCTTAAGTGCTTCGGTGATTATAGTCGCTCTATACTTTATATACAGAAACAGAAAGCTTGCAAAAGCTAAAGGAAAATAG
- the phoU gene encoding phosphate signaling complex protein PhoU → MRKTFDSELRDLNLMMLDMGSKVEKVIKVSLEALLETDKEKAAMVKKLDNEVDRLEADIEQKCLELFLLQTPVASDLRFVGSVLKIITELERVGDYGVNIANVVIEMDGPHIKPLVDIPRMANICQEMLGKSLDSFINRDEDLAIETARRDDEVDSIYDEICAELLEKIEEDKTIIKKAIDLLFVGRYLERMGDHITNVCERVVYMCTGEVVSL, encoded by the coding sequence ATGAGAAAGACATTTGACAGCGAGCTTAGAGACCTTAATCTGATGATGCTGGACATGGGTTCAAAGGTGGAAAAGGTCATAAAGGTGTCACTAGAGGCACTTCTAGAGACAGACAAAGAAAAAGCGGCCATGGTAAAAAAGCTAGACAACGAGGTTGACAGGCTCGAAGCCGACATAGAGCAGAAATGCCTAGAGCTCTTTTTGCTTCAGACGCCAGTTGCGAGCGACCTGAGGTTTGTAGGCAGCGTACTCAAGATAATAACAGAGCTAGAGAGGGTTGGCGACTACGGCGTGAACATAGCCAACGTCGTGATAGAGATGGACGGTCCTCACATAAAGCCTCTTGTAGACATACCTAGAATGGCGAACATATGCCAGGAGATGCTCGGCAAGAGTCTGGACAGCTTTATAAACAGAGACGAAGACCTGGCTATAGAGACGGCAAGAAGAGACGACGAAGTAGACAGTATATACGACGAGATATGCGCGGAGCTACTAGAGAAGATAGAAGAAGACAAGACGATAATAAAAAAGGCGATAGACCTGCTCTTCGTGGGCAGATACCTTGAGCGTATGGGAGACCATATAACCAATGTGTGCGAGAGAGTTGTGTATATGTGCACAGGAGAAGTGGTTTCACTTTAG
- the pstB gene encoding phosphate ABC transporter ATP-binding protein PstB: MSTKIKIENLNFYYEDFKALKDINLDIEENQVTALIGPSGCGKSTFLRILNRMNDLIPGTSHDGSIVFEGRDIYDPKVDEVDLRTKIGMVFQKPNPFPKSIYENIVFGPKQHGLKDKKKLDEIVEKSLKGAALWNEVKDRLNDSAWALSGGQQQRLCIARALAMEPEVLLMDEPTSALDPIATLKIEELIDELKKDYTIVIVTHSMQQAGRISDKTAFFLMGELIEVGETKKIFSNPEDKRTEDYITGRFG, encoded by the coding sequence ATGAGCACAAAGATAAAGATAGAAAACTTGAACTTCTACTACGAGGACTTCAAAGCTCTTAAGGATATAAATCTAGATATAGAGGAGAACCAGGTGACTGCGCTTATAGGCCCTTCAGGCTGCGGAAAGTCGACTTTTCTAAGGATACTCAACAGGATGAACGACCTTATACCTGGAACGAGCCACGACGGAAGCATAGTTTTCGAAGGTAGGGACATATACGACCCTAAGGTGGACGAGGTAGACCTGAGAACTAAGATTGGTATGGTGTTTCAAAAGCCGAACCCATTCCCGAAGTCCATATACGAGAATATAGTCTTCGGGCCTAAGCAGCACGGACTCAAGGACAAGAAGAAACTAGACGAAATAGTTGAAAAGAGCCTTAAAGGCGCGGCCCTCTGGAATGAAGTGAAGGACAGGTTGAATGACTCGGCTTGGGCGCTTTCAGGAGGTCAGCAGCAGAGGCTTTGCATAGCAAGGGCGCTTGCAATGGAGCCAGAGGTGCTTTTGATGGACGAGCCTACGTCGGCGCTAGACCCTATAGCCACTCTTAAGATAGAGGAGCTAATAGACGAGCTTAAGAAAGACTATACCATAGTCATAGTGACTCACTCTATGCAACAGGCTGGAAGGATTTCGGATAAGACTGCATTCTTCCTGATGGGAGAGCTTATAGAAGTAGGGGAAACAAAGAAGATATTCTCTAATCCTGAGGACAAGAGGACAGAGGACTATATAACTGGAAGATTCGGTTAA
- the pstA gene encoding phosphate ABC transporter permease PstA — protein MSNIRSRRIKNNVFHGVVLASALLGVVVLAVLLFDIFSSGLSWLNAEFFTNYTSRIASRAGIRAPLMGSIWIIAITAVIAVPIGIGTAIYLEEYTGQSKLRNFIQLNISNLAGVPSIVYGILGLGVFVVFLGLGRSIISGSLTLALLILPVIIVSSQEAIKSVPKDLKEAGYALGLSKWQVITGVILPYSIPSIMTGNILAVSRALGETAPLLMVGAVSFIAFSPTGIMDSFSILPMQIYNWTARPQEEFHDLAAAAIIVLLVILFITNGIAIYVRNKYEDRLKG, from the coding sequence GTGAGCAATATAAGGTCGAGACGGATAAAAAACAATGTATTTCATGGAGTAGTGCTGGCCTCCGCCCTTCTAGGGGTAGTAGTGCTGGCTGTTCTCCTATTCGACATATTCAGCTCAGGGCTGAGCTGGCTTAACGCCGAATTCTTTACAAACTATACTTCCAGGATAGCGAGCAGAGCGGGAATAAGAGCTCCACTGATGGGAAGCATTTGGATAATAGCCATTACAGCTGTAATAGCTGTTCCGATTGGAATAGGCACGGCCATATACCTTGAAGAGTATACGGGACAGAGCAAGCTGAGGAACTTTATACAGCTAAATATCTCAAACCTGGCAGGAGTGCCTTCTATAGTCTATGGTATACTTGGGCTGGGAGTGTTCGTGGTGTTCCTTGGACTTGGAAGAAGCATAATCTCAGGATCACTGACGCTCGCGCTGCTTATACTCCCTGTCATAATAGTTTCGTCCCAGGAAGCTATAAAGAGCGTTCCGAAAGACCTAAAGGAAGCGGGATATGCGCTAGGTCTTTCAAAGTGGCAGGTTATAACGGGGGTCATACTGCCGTACTCGATACCGAGCATAATGACTGGGAATATACTTGCGGTTTCTAGAGCGCTTGGAGAGACTGCGCCACTGCTGATGGTAGGAGCGGTTTCGTTTATAGCTTTCTCACCGACGGGGATAATGGACTCATTTTCGATACTGCCTATGCAGATATACAACTGGACTGCGAGGCCTCAGGAGGAATTTCATGACCTGGCTGCTGCTGCTATAATAGTGCTGCTGGTGATACTGTTTATCACTAATGGAATAGCCATATACGTTAGAAATAAATATGAAGACAGACTGAAAGGATAG